A section of the Streptomyces sp. Je 1-369 genome encodes:
- a CDS encoding acyl-CoA dehydrogenase family protein, with amino-acid sequence MTAFSLDPEQTARCAELRTLAAERLRPLAEKGEPGHVNRPLVAALGELGLLGCLFEGRGAGATPPGKETGALGLCLMRESLAYACTEAETALALQGLGAHPVHAHGSPEQRERWLPPVRAGHAVAAFALSEPGAGSDAAALSLAAEPDGSGGWRLTGEKCWISNAPEADFYSVFARTSPGAGSRGVTAFLVPADRAGLTGTPLEMLSPHPIGALAFDGVRVGTEDVLGEVDRGFRVAMTTLNRFRPSVGAFAVGMAQSALDATLAHTAERTAFGGPLKDLQSVGHQVAEMATRTEAARLMVYAAAAAYDSEGPRSPGIARRAAMAKLIATETAQYVVDAAVQLHGARALRRGHLLEHLYREVRAPRIYEGASEVQRTIIAKELYAKEPHTQQPHTRMDVHEEEPPA; translated from the coding sequence ATGACGGCATTCTCGCTCGATCCTGAACAAACCGCCCGTTGCGCGGAGCTGCGGACGCTGGCCGCCGAGCGCCTGCGCCCCCTGGCGGAGAAGGGTGAGCCCGGCCACGTGAACCGGCCACTGGTCGCGGCGCTCGGCGAACTGGGCCTGCTTGGCTGCCTGTTCGAGGGGCGAGGTGCCGGTGCGACTCCTCCCGGCAAGGAGACCGGCGCCCTCGGCCTCTGCCTCATGCGGGAGTCCCTCGCCTACGCCTGCACGGAGGCCGAGACCGCCCTCGCCCTCCAGGGCCTCGGCGCCCACCCCGTGCACGCCCACGGCTCGCCCGAGCAGCGGGAACGGTGGCTGCCGCCCGTCCGCGCCGGGCACGCCGTCGCCGCCTTCGCGCTCTCCGAGCCGGGCGCGGGCTCGGACGCGGCGGCCCTCAGCCTCGCGGCGGAACCCGACGGCTCGGGCGGCTGGCGCCTCACCGGCGAGAAGTGCTGGATCTCCAACGCGCCCGAGGCCGACTTCTACAGCGTCTTCGCCCGTACGTCGCCCGGGGCGGGGTCCCGCGGCGTCACCGCGTTCCTGGTCCCCGCCGACCGCGCGGGCCTTACCGGCACCCCCCTGGAGATGCTCTCGCCGCACCCCATCGGCGCCCTCGCCTTCGACGGCGTACGGGTCGGCACGGAGGACGTGCTCGGGGAGGTCGACCGCGGCTTCCGGGTCGCCATGACGACGCTCAACCGGTTCCGGCCGAGCGTCGGCGCGTTCGCGGTCGGCATGGCGCAGTCCGCGCTCGACGCGACGCTGGCCCACACGGCGGAACGGACCGCGTTCGGCGGTCCGTTGAAGGATCTGCAGTCGGTCGGCCACCAGGTCGCCGAGATGGCGACGCGCACGGAGGCGGCCCGTCTGATGGTCTACGCGGCAGCGGCGGCGTACGACAGCGAGGGACCGCGAAGCCCCGGCATCGCCCGGCGCGCCGCGATGGCGAAGCTCATCGCCACCGAGACCGCGCAGTACGTGGTCGACGCGGCGGTCCAGCTGCACGGCGCCCGTGCGCTGCGCCGCGGCCACCTCCTCGAACACCTCTACCGCGAGGTGCGCGCGCCCCGCATCTACGAGGGCGCGAGCGAGGTCCAGCGCACGATCATCGCCAAGGAGCTGTACGCCAAGGAGCCGCACACTCAGCAGCCGCACACCCGCATGGATGTCCACGAGGAGGAACCGCCCGCATGA
- a CDS encoding ATP-binding protein, with amino-acid sequence MNGPALHEPSSPASWRIALPHTTAAVPVARALVRTALTDIESSPDTDTAELLTAELVANAVEHTGGQDPIELVIELLPSGCQVEVHDSNPLPPGDLTAPGPHVEPDPWQEHGRGLLLIRTLSSSCGHRSTASGKAVWFTLPTRPPHAC; translated from the coding sequence CTGAACGGACCCGCCTTGCACGAGCCTTCCTCCCCCGCCTCCTGGCGCATCGCCCTGCCGCACACGACGGCAGCCGTGCCGGTCGCGCGTGCCCTGGTCCGCACCGCCCTCACCGACATCGAGTCGTCCCCCGACACCGACACCGCCGAGCTCCTCACCGCGGAGCTGGTCGCCAACGCCGTCGAGCACACCGGCGGACAGGACCCCATAGAGCTGGTGATCGAGCTGCTGCCGTCGGGCTGTCAGGTCGAGGTGCACGACTCGAACCCGCTGCCGCCCGGCGACCTCACCGCCCCCGGCCCGCACGTCGAGCCCGACCCCTGGCAGGAGCACGGGCGCGGCCTGCTCCTGATCCGCACCCTCAGCTCGTCCTGCGGCCACCGCTCCACCGCGTCGGGGAAGGCGGTCTGGTTCACGCTTCCTACGAGGCCCCCGCACGCGTGCTGA
- a CDS encoding bifunctional salicylyl-CoA 5-hydroxylase/oxidoreductase — MGIPAAPSAAGRARRIAVIGGGPGGLYAAALLKRLDPGREVTVWERNAPDDTFGFGVVLSDETLGGIEHADPAVYAALQAEFVRWDDIDIVHRDRRHTSGGHGFAALGRRRLLEILHDRCRDLGIELRFRTEAPPASALSSQYDLVVAADGVHSLTREAHADVFEPTLTSHHCRYIWLAADFALDAFRFEIAETEHGVMQLHGYPYSASGTGASTVIVEMREEVWEAAGFAELDEHESTERCAKIFTEALGGRPLRGNNSSWINFRTVTNTRWSYGNTVLLGDAAHTAHFSIGSGTKLAVEDALALAACLEEQPDVPAALRAYEEERRPVVASTQRAARASLQWFERLSDYLDQPPRQFAFNLLTRSRRVTHDNLRLRDADFTRAVERDFGCPDGTPPMFTPFRLRDLTLRNRVVVSPMDMYSAVDGVPGDFHLVHLGARALGGAGLVMTEMVCVSERGRITPGCAGLYTDEQADAWRRVTDFVHAQAPGAAIGLQLGHSGRKGSTKRMWEGIDDPLPDGNWPLDAASPLPYKRGSQVPRELSRAGLTEIREQFVAAARRADRAGFDLLELHAAHGYLLSGFLSPLTNLRTDAYGGDLPGRLRYPLEVFDTVRAVWPAARPMTVRISATDWADGGTTAEDAVEIARAFAAHGADAVDVSTGQVVADERPEFGRSYQTPYADRIRSVTGVPVITVGAVSSWDDVNSLLLAGRADLCALARPHLYDPHWTLHAAAEQGYAGAGAAWPLQYGAGSRRPRTGRADAPKQRLQLPV; from the coding sequence ATGGGAATCCCTGCCGCACCCTCCGCCGCGGGGCGGGCCCGCCGCATCGCCGTCATCGGCGGCGGCCCCGGCGGGCTCTACGCCGCCGCGCTGCTCAAGCGCCTCGACCCCGGCCGCGAGGTCACCGTCTGGGAGCGCAACGCGCCCGACGACACCTTCGGCTTCGGCGTCGTCCTCTCCGACGAGACGCTCGGCGGCATCGAACACGCCGACCCCGCCGTCTACGCAGCCCTTCAGGCGGAGTTCGTACGCTGGGACGACATCGACATCGTGCACCGCGACCGGCGGCACACGTCCGGCGGCCACGGATTCGCGGCGCTCGGCAGGCGCAGGCTCCTGGAGATCCTGCACGACCGCTGCCGGGACCTCGGCATCGAGCTGCGCTTCCGTACGGAGGCCCCGCCCGCCTCCGCACTCTCCTCCCAGTACGACCTGGTCGTCGCCGCCGACGGTGTCCACAGCCTCACCCGCGAGGCGCACGCCGACGTCTTCGAACCGACCCTGACCAGCCACCACTGCCGCTACATCTGGCTCGCCGCGGACTTCGCCCTCGACGCGTTCCGCTTCGAGATCGCCGAGACGGAACACGGCGTGATGCAGCTGCACGGATACCCGTACTCCGCTTCGGGAACGGGTGCCTCCACCGTCATCGTCGAGATGCGCGAAGAGGTGTGGGAGGCCGCCGGGTTCGCGGAACTCGACGAGCACGAGTCCACGGAACGCTGCGCCAAGATCTTCACGGAGGCGCTCGGCGGCCGCCCGCTGCGCGGCAACAACTCCTCCTGGATCAACTTCCGCACGGTCACCAACACCCGCTGGTCGTACGGCAACACAGTCCTGCTCGGCGACGCCGCGCACACCGCGCACTTCTCCATCGGCTCCGGCACGAAGCTCGCCGTCGAGGACGCGCTCGCGCTCGCCGCGTGCCTGGAGGAGCAGCCCGACGTCCCGGCCGCGCTCCGGGCGTACGAGGAGGAGCGCCGTCCCGTCGTCGCCTCCACGCAGCGAGCGGCCCGCGCCAGCCTCCAGTGGTTCGAGCGGCTCTCCGACTACCTGGACCAGCCCCCGCGCCAGTTCGCGTTCAACCTCCTCACCCGCAGCCGCCGCGTCACCCACGACAACCTGCGCCTGCGCGACGCGGACTTCACCCGCGCCGTCGAGCGTGACTTCGGCTGCCCGGACGGTACGCCGCCGATGTTCACGCCCTTCCGGCTCCGCGACCTGACCCTGCGCAACCGTGTCGTCGTCTCCCCGATGGACATGTACTCCGCCGTGGACGGCGTGCCCGGCGACTTCCACCTGGTCCACCTGGGCGCGCGGGCGCTCGGCGGCGCGGGCCTGGTCATGACCGAGATGGTGTGCGTCAGCGAGCGCGGCCGCATCACGCCGGGCTGCGCGGGGCTGTACACCGACGAGCAGGCGGACGCGTGGCGCCGCGTCACGGACTTCGTCCACGCGCAGGCGCCCGGCGCGGCGATCGGCCTGCAGCTCGGCCACTCCGGCCGCAAGGGCTCAACCAAGCGGATGTGGGAGGGCATCGACGATCCGCTGCCCGACGGCAACTGGCCGCTCGACGCGGCGTCGCCGCTGCCGTACAAGCGGGGCAGCCAGGTTCCTCGCGAACTCTCGCGGGCGGGTCTGACGGAGATCCGCGAACAGTTCGTGGCGGCGGCCCGCCGGGCCGACCGCGCGGGCTTCGACCTCCTCGAACTCCACGCCGCGCACGGCTACTTGCTGTCGGGCTTCCTCTCCCCGCTCACGAACCTCCGCACGGACGCGTACGGGGGCGACCTGCCGGGCCGTCTCCGCTACCCCCTGGAGGTCTTCGACACGGTGCGTGCGGTGTGGCCCGCCGCCAGGCCGATGACGGTCCGGATCTCCGCGACGGACTGGGCGGACGGCGGCACGACGGCCGAGGACGCGGTCGAGATCGCGCGGGCGTTCGCGGCGCACGGGGCCGATGCGGTCGACGTCTCCACGGGGCAGGTCGTGGCGGACGAACGCCCGGAGTTCGGCCGCTCGTACCAGACTCCGTACGCGGACCGCATCCGGAGTGTGACGGGCGTCCCGGTGATCACCGTGGGCGCGGTGTCCTCCTGGGACGACGTGAATTCCCTGCTCCTGGCGGGCCGCGCGGACCTGTGTGCGTTGGCCCGCCCGCACCTCTACGACCCCCACTGGACGCTGCACGCGGCGGCGGAGCAGGGTTACGCGGGCGCGGGGGCGGCATGGCCGCTCCAGTACGGTGCGGGGAGCCGCCGCCCTCGGACAGGCCGCGCGGACGCCCCCAAGCAGAGACTCCAGCTGCCCGTGTGA
- a CDS encoding AMP-binding protein: MEPTGNPANPGPTPSGHVDTFARDHLPPRAQWPALVHDRPELHYPDRLNCGAELLDRSAERFGADRPAFHAASGDTWTYGALRRHVDRIAHALTADLDVRPGQRVLLRGPTTPWLAACWLAVMKAGAIAVTVLAQQRAQELATMCEIAEVRHALCDVRAVDDLIKAGVPGLNVTTYGGEGPDDLLARAARQPDRYEAVDTAADDVALIAFTSGTTGRPKGCMHFHRDVLAIADTFARHVLRPTPDDVFAGSPPLGFTFGLGGLVIFPLRFGASSVLLEQAGPKQLLPAIGRHGISVLFTAPTAYRTMLDELDAHDVHDVSSLRRCVSAGENLPAATWQSWQQRTGHRIINGIGATELLHIFISAADDAIRPGTTGLPVPGWHARVVDDSGAPLPDGEPGLLAVRGPVGCRYLSDERQLQYVRHGWNITGDTYVRDADGYFRYVARADDMIISAGYNIAGPEVEDALLRHPDVAETAVVGRPDELRGQVAVAYVVLRAGAAADADRLREFVKGELVPYKCPREIIFLEALPRTATGKLQRFRLRGRIPGGPGPVE; the protein is encoded by the coding sequence ATGGAACCGACCGGCAATCCAGCCAACCCGGGGCCGACACCGTCCGGCCACGTCGACACGTTCGCCCGGGACCACCTCCCGCCGCGCGCGCAGTGGCCCGCACTGGTCCACGACCGCCCCGAACTCCACTACCCCGACCGCCTCAACTGCGGCGCGGAGCTCCTGGACCGGTCGGCCGAGCGGTTCGGCGCGGACCGTCCCGCCTTCCACGCCGCGTCCGGCGACACCTGGACGTACGGCGCGCTGCGGCGGCACGTCGACCGGATCGCGCACGCGCTGACCGCCGACCTCGACGTCCGGCCCGGGCAGCGCGTCCTGCTGCGCGGGCCCACCACGCCGTGGCTCGCCGCCTGCTGGCTCGCGGTGATGAAGGCGGGCGCGATCGCCGTGACCGTCCTCGCCCAGCAGCGCGCGCAGGAGCTCGCCACCATGTGCGAGATCGCCGAGGTGCGGCACGCGCTCTGCGACGTACGGGCGGTCGACGACCTGATCAAGGCCGGTGTGCCGGGCCTGAACGTCACCACGTACGGCGGCGAGGGCCCCGACGACCTCCTCGCGCGCGCCGCCCGGCAACCCGACCGCTACGAAGCGGTGGACACGGCGGCCGACGACGTCGCGCTCATCGCGTTCACCTCCGGCACGACGGGCCGCCCCAAGGGCTGCATGCACTTCCACCGCGACGTGCTCGCCATCGCGGACACGTTCGCGCGGCACGTCCTGAGGCCGACGCCGGACGACGTGTTCGCGGGCAGCCCGCCACTGGGCTTCACCTTCGGCCTCGGCGGACTCGTCATCTTCCCGCTGCGCTTCGGCGCGTCGTCCGTACTGCTCGAACAGGCGGGTCCCAAGCAGCTGTTGCCCGCGATCGGGCGGCACGGGATCAGCGTGCTCTTCACCGCCCCGACCGCGTACCGCACGATGCTGGACGAGCTCGACGCGCACGACGTACACGATGTCTCCTCGCTGCGGCGCTGCGTGTCCGCGGGTGAGAACCTGCCCGCGGCGACCTGGCAGAGCTGGCAACAACGCACCGGGCACCGCATCATCAACGGCATCGGCGCGACCGAGCTGCTGCACATCTTCATCTCCGCCGCCGACGACGCGATACGTCCCGGCACGACCGGGCTCCCCGTCCCCGGGTGGCACGCGCGCGTGGTCGACGATTCCGGGGCACCGCTGCCGGACGGCGAGCCCGGACTGCTCGCGGTCCGCGGCCCGGTCGGCTGCCGCTACCTCTCCGACGAGCGGCAGCTCCAGTACGTGCGGCACGGCTGGAACATCACCGGCGACACCTACGTCAGGGACGCCGACGGCTACTTCCGGTACGTCGCCCGCGCGGACGACATGATCATCTCCGCCGGGTACAACATCGCGGGCCCCGAGGTCGAGGATGCCCTGCTCCGCCACCCCGACGTGGCGGAGACGGCGGTGGTGGGCCGCCCCGACGAGCTGCGCGGGCAGGTCGCCGTGGCGTACGTGGTGCTCCGCGCGGGCGCGGCGGCCGACGCGGACCGGCTGCGGGAGTTCGTGAAGGGGGAACTCGTGCCCTACAAATGCCCGCGGGAGATCATCTTCCTGGAGGCGCTCCCGCGCACCGCGACGGGCAAGCTCCAGCGCTTCCGGCTGCGCGGCCGGATACCGGGCGGTCCCGGGCCCGTAGAGTGA
- a CDS encoding amino acid permease, with product MSPTRTNGLRIKSPDQLVAESGADLEGHGLRRTMGLFQLVCFGVGAIVGTGIFVGLSDSVAEAGPAVAISYVLAAVTCIFTAFSFAELGGAIPVSGSSYSFAYASLGERTAFLVGWCLLLEYGVSVSAVAVGWSQYLNELLHSLTGWELPAALSAGPGEGGAVNLPAVVVILLAAVLLVRGIRESAGATAAMAVLKIGILLLFLAIAFSAFEDGNLTPFAGAGASGITAGASLAFFSFIGFDAVTTAGEEVRNPRRNIPLAILICIGVVTLLYVAVALAAIGALGSDAVADRPAALSLIVNQVTDSALGGGIIAFGAVVAIASVVLAVMYGQTRILMSMSRDGLMPRVFERVSPRTGTPVANTWIVAAVVAVPAAFSSLDVVVNLTTIGTLAIMVVVNVAVIALRRSAPDLRRTFRVPFHPVSPVLGVGFCLYLIWGTGWTTWVQFAVFVAVGAVVYALYGRGHSRLGRGEVPTVSTRAGAS from the coding sequence ATGAGCCCCACTCGCACCAACGGGCTTCGCATCAAGTCCCCCGATCAGCTCGTCGCCGAATCGGGAGCGGACCTGGAGGGCCACGGCCTGCGGCGCACCATGGGGCTCTTCCAGCTCGTGTGCTTCGGCGTCGGCGCGATCGTCGGCACCGGCATCTTCGTCGGCCTTTCGGACTCCGTCGCCGAGGCGGGCCCCGCCGTCGCGATCTCCTACGTGCTCGCGGCCGTGACCTGCATCTTCACCGCGTTCTCGTTCGCCGAGCTGGGGGGTGCGATCCCGGTGTCGGGCAGCTCGTACTCCTTCGCGTACGCCTCACTGGGCGAGCGCACCGCATTCCTCGTGGGCTGGTGTCTGCTCCTGGAGTACGGCGTGTCGGTCTCCGCCGTCGCGGTCGGCTGGAGCCAGTACCTGAACGAGCTGCTGCACAGCCTCACCGGCTGGGAGCTGCCCGCCGCGCTGTCCGCGGGGCCCGGCGAGGGCGGCGCGGTGAACCTGCCCGCCGTCGTCGTCATCCTGCTCGCCGCCGTGCTCCTGGTGCGAGGCATCCGCGAGAGCGCCGGGGCCACGGCCGCCATGGCGGTCCTGAAGATCGGCATCCTGCTGCTCTTCCTGGCGATCGCGTTCAGTGCGTTCGAGGACGGCAACCTCACCCCCTTCGCGGGCGCGGGCGCCTCCGGCATCACCGCGGGCGCCTCGCTCGCCTTCTTCTCCTTCATCGGCTTCGACGCGGTCACGACGGCGGGCGAGGAGGTCAGGAACCCGCGGCGGAACATTCCGCTCGCCATCCTGATCTGCATCGGCGTCGTCACCCTGCTCTACGTCGCCGTGGCGCTCGCGGCCATCGGTGCCCTCGGCTCGGACGCCGTTGCCGACAGGCCCGCCGCGCTCTCGCTCATCGTCAACCAGGTCACCGACTCGGCCCTCGGCGGCGGCATCATCGCCTTCGGCGCGGTCGTCGCCATCGCCTCCGTGGTGCTCGCCGTGATGTACGGCCAGACCCGCATCCTGATGTCGATGTCCCGCGACGGCCTCATGCCGCGCGTCTTCGAACGCGTCTCGCCGCGGACCGGGACCCCCGTCGCCAACACGTGGATCGTCGCGGCGGTCGTCGCCGTGCCCGCCGCTTTCTCCTCGCTCGACGTCGTCGTCAACCTGACCACCATCGGCACGCTGGCCATCATGGTCGTGGTGAACGTCGCAGTGATCGCGCTGCGCCGTTCCGCACCGGACCTCCGGCGCACCTTCCGGGTGCCGTTCCACCCGGTCAGCCCGGTCCTCGGCGTCGGCTTCTGCCTCTATCTGATCTGGGGCACGGGCTGGACGACGTGGGTTCAGTTCGCCGTGTTCGTCGCGGTGGGCGCGGTGGTCTACGCGCTGTACGGGCGCGGGCACTCGCGGCTCGGGCGGGGCGAGGTGCCGACCGTCAGCACGCGTGCGGGGGCCTCGTAG
- a CDS encoding DUF5133 domain-containing protein, with product MLQAHPSVLADLVERYESLHAKADSAAVDPALRRQLDDVTYTLCVITGTRSLEQALASARRRARKVREVRNVRGQASTAVPSSSTKASSSHSRTTPTTAMAG from the coding sequence ATGCTGCAGGCACACCCCTCCGTCCTCGCTGACCTCGTCGAGCGCTACGAATCCCTCCACGCCAAGGCCGACAGCGCGGCTGTCGACCCCGCGCTGCGCCGACAGCTCGACGACGTCACGTACACGCTGTGCGTGATCACCGGCACCCGCTCCCTGGAGCAGGCCCTCGCCTCGGCCCGCCGACGTGCCAGAAAGGTGCGGGAGGTGCGGAACGTGCGCGGTCAGGCGAGCACGGCCGTTCCGTCGAGTTCCACCAAGGCCTCCTCGTCCCACAGCCGTACGACGCCCACCACCGCCATGGCCGGATAG
- a CDS encoding RidA family protein, which yields MSDSDLHRVNPAELAPATGFSHAVTATGSRLVFLAGQTALDSEGEVTGSTLPEQFERALANLLTALRHAGGTPADLARVTVYATDVADYRARARELGHIWKRLAGRDYPAMAVVGVVRLWDEEALVELDGTAVLA from the coding sequence ATGAGCGACAGCGACCTGCACCGCGTCAACCCCGCCGAACTCGCCCCGGCCACGGGCTTCTCGCACGCCGTCACCGCGACAGGCTCCCGCCTGGTCTTCCTCGCCGGGCAGACCGCGCTGGACAGCGAGGGCGAGGTCACCGGCTCGACCCTGCCCGAGCAGTTCGAGCGGGCCCTCGCCAACCTCCTGACCGCCCTGCGCCACGCGGGCGGCACCCCGGCCGACCTCGCGCGCGTCACGGTCTACGCCACGGACGTCGCCGACTACCGCGCCCGCGCCCGCGAACTGGGCCACATCTGGAAGCGGTTGGCGGGCCGCGACTATCCGGCCATGGCGGTGGTGGGCGTCGTACGGCTGTGGGACGAGGAGGCCTTGGTGGAACTCGACGGAACGGCCGTGCTCGCCTGA
- a CDS encoding HutD family protein — MDEQVLRRSEYRSVPWKNGGGTTREVAEGAAWRVSVADVAGDGPFSLFPDTDRVITPVEADGTHAMTLTVQGTPHHVTPLTPFAFPGDAPTDCHLPAGAVRNLNVMTRRGRATARVRIVDVTAAGGAEPVCGTDETLLLMPVTEGLTLAAPDSRDTPLARLDCVRRTGPGTLRLRGEGTAAEIRITTAR, encoded by the coding sequence GTGGACGAACAAGTGCTGCGCCGGAGCGAGTACCGCAGCGTGCCGTGGAAGAACGGCGGCGGTACGACCAGGGAGGTCGCGGAGGGCGCGGCCTGGCGGGTGAGCGTGGCGGACGTGGCCGGAGACGGCCCCTTCTCCCTCTTCCCCGACACCGACCGCGTGATCACCCCGGTCGAGGCGGACGGCACGCACGCCATGACTTTGACGGTGCAGGGCACCCCGCACCACGTCACCCCCCTGACTCCCTTCGCCTTCCCGGGCGACGCGCCGACGGACTGCCACCTCCCGGCGGGCGCGGTACGCAACTTGAACGTGATGACGCGAAGGGGCCGAGCGACGGCACGGGTACGCATCGTCGACGTCACCGCGGCGGGTGGGGCGGAGCCGGTCTGCGGGACGGACGAGACCCTCCTGCTCATGCCGGTCACGGAGGGGCTCACCCTGGCCGCCCCGGACAGCAGGGACACCCCACTCGCCCGCCTGGACTGCGTACGCCGGACGGGCCCGGGCACGCTGAGGCTGCGAGGCGAGGGCACGGCGGCCGAGATCAGAATCACGACGGCACGCTGA
- a CDS encoding enoyl-CoA hydratase family protein, which yields MSPFTGSATRTPDWRHLRLAVDEGVATVTLARPDKLNALTFGAYADLRDLLAELSRDKSVRALVLGGEGRGFCSGGDVDEIIGATLAMDTAQLLDFNRMTGQVVRAIRECPFPVVAAVHGVAAGAGAVLALASDFRVADPSARFSFLFTRVGLSGGDMGAAYLLPRVVGLGHATRLLMLGEPVRAPEAERIGLISELTDEGGAAEAARSLARRLAEGPALAYAQTKALLTSELDMPLAASIELDASTQALLMNGEDYAEFHAAFTEKRPPKWQGR from the coding sequence ATGAGTCCCTTCACCGGCTCCGCGACCCGCACCCCCGACTGGCGGCACCTGCGCCTCGCCGTCGACGAGGGCGTCGCCACGGTCACCCTCGCCCGCCCCGACAAGCTCAACGCGCTCACCTTCGGTGCCTACGCCGACCTGCGCGACCTCCTCGCCGAGCTCTCCCGCGACAAGTCCGTGCGCGCTCTCGTGCTCGGCGGCGAGGGCCGCGGCTTCTGCTCGGGCGGCGACGTCGACGAGATCATCGGCGCCACGCTCGCCATGGACACGGCCCAGCTCCTCGACTTCAACCGCATGACGGGCCAGGTCGTCCGCGCCATCAGGGAGTGCCCCTTCCCCGTGGTCGCCGCCGTGCACGGGGTGGCGGCGGGCGCCGGCGCGGTGCTCGCCCTCGCCTCGGACTTCCGCGTCGCCGACCCCTCCGCGCGCTTCTCCTTCCTCTTCACCCGGGTCGGCCTCTCCGGCGGCGACATGGGCGCGGCCTACCTCCTGCCGCGCGTCGTCGGACTCGGCCACGCCACACGGCTGCTCATGCTGGGTGAGCCGGTGCGCGCCCCCGAGGCCGAACGGATCGGCCTCATCAGCGAGCTGACGGACGAGGGCGGGGCGGCGGAGGCCGCGCGGTCCCTGGCCCGCCGCCTCGCCGAAGGACCGGCCCTCGCGTACGCGCAGACGAAGGCGCTCCTCACCTCGGAGCTCGACATGCCGCTTGCCGCGTCCATCGAACTGGACGCGTCGACCCAGGCGCTCCTGATGAACGGCGAGGACTACGCGGAGTTCCACGCGGCGTTCACGGAGAAGCGCCCGCCGAAGTGGCAGGGACGGTGA
- a CDS encoding PaaX family transcriptional regulator C-terminal domain-containing protein produces MSEQHTPRSLIVTFYGAHGRAAPGPVPVADLVRLLAPVGVDAPSVRSSVSRLKRRGLLVPGRTEGGAAGYALSPDARQLLEDGDRRIYGAGADRGTGWVLAVFSVPEAERAKRHVLRSHLAGLGFGTAAPGVWIAPAHLYPETRHTLTRLGLAPYVDLFRGEHLGFTPTPEAVARWWDLAALAKQHEAFLDRHEPVLRAWESRDAPGSPEEAYRDHLLALDSWRQLPYADPGLPAGLLPSDWPGARSAAVFAALDERLREAGARFVHPA; encoded by the coding sequence GTGTCCGAGCAGCACACTCCACGGTCCCTGATCGTCACGTTCTACGGCGCCCACGGCCGGGCCGCGCCCGGCCCCGTCCCGGTCGCCGATCTGGTGCGCCTCCTCGCGCCGGTCGGCGTCGACGCGCCGTCGGTGCGGTCGTCGGTGTCCCGGCTGAAGCGGCGCGGCCTGCTCGTGCCCGGACGCACGGAGGGGGGCGCGGCCGGGTACGCGCTCTCGCCCGACGCCCGTCAGCTCCTGGAGGACGGCGACCGCCGCATCTACGGCGCGGGGGCCGACCGCGGGACGGGCTGGGTCCTCGCGGTCTTCTCCGTCCCCGAGGCGGAACGCGCCAAGCGCCACGTGCTGCGCTCGCACCTCGCGGGCCTCGGCTTCGGCACGGCGGCGCCGGGCGTCTGGATCGCCCCGGCCCACCTCTACCCGGAGACCAGGCACACCCTGACCCGCCTCGGACTCGCCCCGTACGTCGACCTGTTCCGCGGCGAACACCTGGGCTTCACGCCGACACCGGAGGCGGTCGCACGCTGGTGGGACCTGGCGGCCCTGGCCAAGCAGCACGAGGCGTTCCTGGACCGCCACGAGCCGGTACTCCGCGCGTGGGAGTCCCGTGACGCCCCTGGCTCCCCCGAGGAGGCGTACCGGGACCACCTCCTCGCCCTGGACTCCTGGCGCCAACTCCCCTACGCCGACCCGGGCCTCCCCGCCGGCCTCCTGCCCTCGGACTGGCCGGGCGCCCGCTCGGCGGCGGTGTTCGCGGCCCTGGACGAACGCCTGAGGGAGGCCGGCGCCCGGTTCGTGCACCCCGCATAG